A part of Entelurus aequoreus isolate RoL-2023_Sb linkage group LG03, RoL_Eaeq_v1.1, whole genome shotgun sequence genomic DNA contains:
- the LOC133646228 gene encoding fatty acid-binding protein, brain-like isoform X1 — translation MVDAFCAKWKLVDSKDFDEYMKAVGINFATRQVGNVTKPTVVISKDGDKVVVKTLSTFRNTELSSKLGEEFDEITADDRKVKSIFTLEGDKFVHVQKWDGKESKFEREIKDGKMVMTLTCQGAQAVRTYEKA, via the exons ATGGTGGATGCGTTCTGTGCTAAGTGGAAACTGGTCGACAGCAAGGACTTTGATGAGTACATGAAGGCGGTCG GTATTAATTTTGCTACGAGACAAGTGGGCAACGTGACCAAACCCACTGTGGTGATCAGCAAGGATGGAGACAAAGTGGTGGTGAAGACGCTCAGCACCTTCCGGAACACTGAGCTCTCCTCTAAACTTGGAGAGGAGTTTGACGAGATCACCGCTGATGACCGAAAAGTCAAA tctaTTTTCACTCTGGAGGGTGATAAATTTGTGCACGTGCAGAAGTGGGACGGAAAAGAGAGCAAATTTGAGCGTGAGATAAAGGATGGAAAGATGGTGATG ACTTTGACCTGCCAAGGCGCCCAGGCTGTTCGCACGTATGAAAAGGCATAA
- the LOC133646228 gene encoding fatty acid-binding protein, brain-like isoform X2 → MLASSGINFATRQVGNVTKPTVVISKDGDKVVVKTLSTFRNTELSSKLGEEFDEITADDRKVKSIFTLEGDKFVHVQKWDGKESKFEREIKDGKMVMTLTCQGAQAVRTYEKA, encoded by the exons GTATTAATTTTGCTACGAGACAAGTGGGCAACGTGACCAAACCCACTGTGGTGATCAGCAAGGATGGAGACAAAGTGGTGGTGAAGACGCTCAGCACCTTCCGGAACACTGAGCTCTCCTCTAAACTTGGAGAGGAGTTTGACGAGATCACCGCTGATGACCGAAAAGTCAAA tctaTTTTCACTCTGGAGGGTGATAAATTTGTGCACGTGCAGAAGTGGGACGGAAAAGAGAGCAAATTTGAGCGTGAGATAAAGGATGGAAAGATGGTGATG ACTTTGACCTGCCAAGGCGCCCAGGCTGTTCGCACGTATGAAAAGGCATAA